In a genomic window of Gadus macrocephalus chromosome 9, ASM3116895v1:
- the cers3b gene encoding ceramide synthase 2 isoform X1, giving the protein MLEQVSEFLWWERLWLPQNVSWSDLQDGDGLVYARPSHLYLALPCAFALLLVRYLFESYLASPLAEAWGIRDRRRLPPEPSCALDAYFRHTSHCPSQAEVRSLCKKTSWSERRVQVWFRRRRNQDRAGLCKRFCEASWRCTFYLFAFLGGILALYDKPWLYNLRDVWEGFPKQSMLPSQYWYYLMEMGFYLSLLLSLTFDVKRKDFKEQVVHHIATLTLLAFSWASNYIRIGTLVMATHDSADILLEGAKILNYAKWKRSADTMFVVFTLIFALTRMVILPFWLIHCTWVYPVERFEPFFGYYFFNAMLVVLQILHFYWGLLISKMLYKCLFSKLEGDERSDEEEEDRSDEEEEGREPPKKENQRLDHTTSCRPRGWANGI; this is encoded by the exons ATGTTGGAGCAGGTCAGCGAGTTCCTATGGTGGGAACGCCTGTGGCTTCCCCAAAACGTCTCCTGGTCTGACCTCCAGGACGGCGACGGACTGGTCTACGCCAGACCCTCCCACCTGTACCTGGCCCTCCCATGTGCCTTCGCTCTACTCCTTGTGAGGTACCTCTTTGAGAG CTATCTGGCGTCTCCGCTGGCTGAGGCATGGGGGATCAGAGATAGGCGTCGTCTGCCACCAGAGCCCAGCTGCGCGCTGGACGCCTACTTCCGCCACACGTCACACTGCCCTTCACAG GCTGAGGTGAGGTCGCTGTGCAAGAAGACAAGCTGGTCCGAGCGGAGGGTTCAGGTCTGGTTCAGGAGACGGAGGAACCAGGACCGGGCCGGTCTGTGCAAGAGGTTCTGTGAGGCcag TTGGAGATGTACATTCTACTTATTTGCCTTTCTTGGAGGAATCCTTGCCCTCTACGAT AAACCTTGGCTTTACAATCTGAGAGATGTTTGGGAAGGCTTCCCGAAACAG TCGATGCTGCCATCTCAGTACTGGTATTACCTGATGGAAATGGGCttctacctctctctgctcctcagtCTCACATTTGATGTGAAGCGCAAG gacttCAAAGAGCAGGTTGTCCATCATATAGCCACCCTGACGCTCCTGGCATTCTCTTGGGCTTCGAACTACATCCGCATCGGAACGCTCGTCATGGCAACCCATGACAGCGCCGACATACTGTTGGAG GGTGCAAAGATATTGAACTACGCCAAGTGGAAGAGATCTGCCGACACCATGTTTGTGGTGTTTACCTTAATCTTTGCACTGACCAGAATGGTCATTTTACCTTTTTG GCTCATACACTGTACGTGGGTGTATCCGGTGGAGCGCTTCGAGCCTTTCTTTGGCTACTACTTCTTCAACGCCATGCTGGTGGTGCTGCAGATTCTCCACTTCTACTGGGGGTTGCTCATATCCAAGATGCTCTACAAATGTCTCTTCAGCAAG CTGGAAGGCGATGAAAGAAgtgacgaggaagaggaggacagaagtgatgaggaagaggagggcaggGAGCCACCGAAGAAGGAGAACCAGAGGCTGGATCACACAACCAGCTGTCGGCCCAGAGGATGGGCCAACGGAATCTGA
- the cers3b gene encoding ceramide synthase 2 isoform X2: MLEQVSEFLWWERLWLPQNVSWSDLQDGDGLVYARPSHLYLALPCAFALLLVRYLFESYLASPLAEAWGIRDRRRLPPEPSCALDAYFRHTSHCPSQAEVRSLCKKTSWSERRVQVWFRRRRNQDRAGLCKRFCEASWRCTFYLFAFLGGILALYDDFKEQVVHHIATLTLLAFSWASNYIRIGTLVMATHDSADILLEGAKILNYAKWKRSADTMFVVFTLIFALTRMVILPFWLIHCTWVYPVERFEPFFGYYFFNAMLVVLQILHFYWGLLISKMLYKCLFSKLEGDERSDEEEEDRSDEEEEGREPPKKENQRLDHTTSCRPRGWANGI; the protein is encoded by the exons ATGTTGGAGCAGGTCAGCGAGTTCCTATGGTGGGAACGCCTGTGGCTTCCCCAAAACGTCTCCTGGTCTGACCTCCAGGACGGCGACGGACTGGTCTACGCCAGACCCTCCCACCTGTACCTGGCCCTCCCATGTGCCTTCGCTCTACTCCTTGTGAGGTACCTCTTTGAGAG CTATCTGGCGTCTCCGCTGGCTGAGGCATGGGGGATCAGAGATAGGCGTCGTCTGCCACCAGAGCCCAGCTGCGCGCTGGACGCCTACTTCCGCCACACGTCACACTGCCCTTCACAG GCTGAGGTGAGGTCGCTGTGCAAGAAGACAAGCTGGTCCGAGCGGAGGGTTCAGGTCTGGTTCAGGAGACGGAGGAACCAGGACCGGGCCGGTCTGTGCAAGAGGTTCTGTGAGGCcag TTGGAGATGTACATTCTACTTATTTGCCTTTCTTGGAGGAATCCTTGCCCTCTACGAT gacttCAAAGAGCAGGTTGTCCATCATATAGCCACCCTGACGCTCCTGGCATTCTCTTGGGCTTCGAACTACATCCGCATCGGAACGCTCGTCATGGCAACCCATGACAGCGCCGACATACTGTTGGAG GGTGCAAAGATATTGAACTACGCCAAGTGGAAGAGATCTGCCGACACCATGTTTGTGGTGTTTACCTTAATCTTTGCACTGACCAGAATGGTCATTTTACCTTTTTG GCTCATACACTGTACGTGGGTGTATCCGGTGGAGCGCTTCGAGCCTTTCTTTGGCTACTACTTCTTCAACGCCATGCTGGTGGTGCTGCAGATTCTCCACTTCTACTGGGGGTTGCTCATATCCAAGATGCTCTACAAATGTCTCTTCAGCAAG CTGGAAGGCGATGAAAGAAgtgacgaggaagaggaggacagaagtgatgaggaagaggagggcaggGAGCCACCGAAGAAGGAGAACCAGAGGCTGGATCACACAACCAGCTGTCGGCCCAGAGGATGGGCCAACGGAATCTGA